One Vanrija pseudolonga chromosome 5, complete sequence genomic window, CCTacccctaaccccctaaccccctaaccccctaaccccctaaccccctaaccccctaaccccctaaccccctaaccccctaaccccctaaccccctaaccccctaaccccctaaccccctaaccccctaaccccctaaccccctaaccccctaaccccctaaccccctaaccccctaaccccctaaccccctaaccccctaaccccctaaccccctaaccccctaaccccctaaccccctaaccccctaaccccctaaccccctaaccccctaaccccctaaccccctaaccccctaaccccctaaccccctaaccccctaaccccctaaccccctaaccccctaaccccctaaccccctaaccccctaaccccctaaccccctaaccccctaaccccctaaccccctaaccccctaaccccctaaccccctaaccccctaaccccctaagATGACTTTGAGTGGCCAATCAAGCTCTAAGATGACTTTGAGTGGCCAATCAAGCTCTAAAGAACTGCGAGGCCAGGTTTTGCGGGTTGGATGCAATGTAAAGGCTATGCAAAACATGGAGACGAACACCGAGTCGGAATTGGGATCACTACTAATGATGGCGTATGTCGAGTTGCTCAACTGCTCAATGTGGGGCCGGACGATGATTCGCGAGCAGACTCGGTGTTGTCGCATGACATGGACTCTGTGATTGATCCCTGGGCGTGGATACGGGACGGACGGGTCTCCACAAAGGTGCGATTCTTTGGCGCGGGAGTTGCCATACGTTCCAGAACGGTTGCTGCCCACCAAGGCCGCTGCGCGTGCAAATGCATTCCCGCTCAAGAGGCAATACAGAACACATCCCTACCATGCTGCCACTGAGGGATCCAAATTCTACGTGCGGAGGCACCGAACTCGGTACCCCGGCCAATTTAAGTGACGgaggcgccgcgcccgccgcctccgatAAGCCGCCGGCAAGTGGGGCCTCCGCGCTTGCTTTGGCATCGACGATGAGCCGTGAATGAGCACTGGTGAGAGAGCTCATAAGTGTGCCCGGGATGCTGTCGTGCACATCGGTCCTCCATCCTCGCTCTCGCAACGTACCGTCATTCCAGCACTTCACAcgcacacccaccaccccaccagcACCTCCCACACGACCACCTCCCACCATGACCGTGACCAACAACTCCACTCCCGCTGCCATGGCCAAGCGGACCTACCTCCGCAACGCCCTCAACAAGGGCGAGGCTGGAGTCGGTATGTGGCTCACCCTTCCCGGCTCCGCCCTGGCAAAGACTGTCGCCACCATTCCCGGCTTCAACTGGATCCTCATTGACGCGGAGCACGGCCAAATTGTCGACTCGCACTACTACGACGTGGGTAAACAGTCGGTACACCCGCTGACATCTTGTACAGCTTTGCCAGCACCTCACTGCAGAGCAGATCAGCCCAATCATCCGCATCCCCGGCGACGAGCCTTGGATGATCAAGCGCGCGCTTGATTCTGGTGCCCAAGGTCTGATGACCCCCATGTGCCACAATGCCGTGAGTCACCAACACTGTACGATGTGGCACCATGCTGACACCCCTGCAGGACATCGCCAGGCGCGTTGTTTCGACCAGCAAGTTTGCTCCGGTCGGCACTCGCGGCTGCGGTTCCCCCTTCACGCACCAGATCTTTGGTATCGCCGAAGGCGAGTACGAAGTCACTTGCGACGACAACCTCCTTGTCATCGTCCAGATCGAGTCATCGCAAGGCCTGCTCAACGTCAAGGAAATTGCCGAGGTGCCCGGTGTCGACATCCTGTTCGTGGGCCCATTTGACCTCGCCAAGTCGATGAACATCAAGTTTGGGTCCGAAGAGCACGAGGCTGGGATTGCCAAGGTGCTTGCCGCGACGCACGCCGCTGGGAAGAAGGCAGCCATCTTCTGCATGACCGGTGCgcaggccaagaagcgcCTCCAGCAGGGCTTTGACATGGTCTCGATTGCTACCGACACCGACTCTATCATCGCCGAGTTCTCTCGCCAGATCGCCGCTGTCCAGGGGACCGAGTAGGTGAGAAGGTGGTTCACGGGGCAAGGGGATGGTGGGGTGGGAGCTGTTGGCAGAGTGCATTGTATGGTAGGCTAGATACGAATCGTCGATGGGGGAGATGTGACGGGAGGCCCAGACGCAGCGTAAACGGCAGAGCCATCACCCGCTCTCGCAGCAACTTGCTGGTGTCGACGTGATGGGACAAGGACCTTCGCGAGTTGTGACCCAGCTCCTGTTCTTTGAGCCCGTTGTCACAGCTCCAGATGCACTGTCCGGTGCCAACCTGCACGTCACCACTGCCACTCCGCATCGCTGCACATACCACCATGACACAGACGACCTGACCGACCTGCGACCTAACCAACGTGCTGGCTTGGCCCTGTCGCCATCGCAGTGGTTAGCCGTACCTAGCTCCGCGCCGGATCTACAGGCCCAGGGTACTCGCCAACCTTCCGTACACACAAGGCACagtcggccttgtcggctCCAACGATGAGCTGTCGAGTGGACCTGACACCGGCGGTGTGTTGCTCGACATGTTGGGCCACGTGATgtcccctcgccgtcgcgccgccgcgtcgccgacattTTCGGGTACATGGACGCTCGGCAACTGCTTATGTGCAATATCAGCTGCATAGTGGACGGCAAAGAAGACTTGGGTGCCGCGATTAGCAGCAAGCATCACGCCAACCCCACCTGCCCACCCTGAAGCAATGTCATCTTTCGGGAGTCAGACGAGGTTTGTGCGTCGCGATGGCAATTTACCCAATAACGTGCCGCCGAGACTCTCGTCTTGGCACCAACAACACTTTTGACACCACTGTCTACACGCTCACATATCACCAACAGCATCACACAATACAGGATCAATAAGAGGCAATCCAAGGGGCCGGTGGCGGCCCGCGTAGGTGGTCGAGCCAGGAAGTCATTGCCACCTGCAACAGCAggccggctgctgcgcggcAACCCGCGTACACTGACGCCCCTATCTGTCATATCGCTGACAGTCACTAAAGTTTCTACCCATTGATGCCAGGCCGCCGAAGGACGACACAGAGCCCAAGGCCACGCAGAGCCCAAGGCCACGCAGAGCCCAAGGCCACGCAGAGCCCAAGGCCACGCAGAGCCCAAGACCACGCGCAGCGCGTGATCACTGCGCTATCCCGCGTGCGCTGCCAAATGCTGAGGAACTTTGGAAACAATATCAAGGCGAACGGTGATGCCATCACCAACATGGAGGTCTACgcagccgcgagcgcgtcgtgaAACTCTGATGCGCAGAGTTCAAAAGCCCAACGGCGCATAGCCGACTAGTGCTCATCAACCCACCCCATCATGGAGCTAGGCCGCACTGCCGAGGACCGAGTCCCTCCCTTCTCCGTCGCCCAGCCGATGGAGGAGCCAAAAGTCAAGGAAGGACTCCACCCAACCGAGCCCAACGACAAGGAGTCGTACGACGACGTCCCAGTTCTCGACAATGCCAAGCTCATTGACGATGAAACCCACGAAGCGATCATTGTCACTGGCGAGGATGCCGCCAACTTTCTCCTGCCGatccgcgacgacggcgacccgGCCCTCACCTTCCGAAGCCTGTTCCTTGGAACAGGTGTCGCCGCCTTCCAGGCCACCATGAACCAGATCTACAGCGTGGGTGATTTCGCCCCACAACGCTGACCTTAGTTCAAACCCACGTCCGTCACCATCTCCGGCTCCTtcatcgtcctcatcatcTTCTTCATCGGCCGTTTCTGGGCATATGCTCTGCCCCGCGGCGACCGCCTTCACAAGCGCTGGGTTGAAAAGGGCGGAAGCGGCAGCAAGCCCTTGTGGCTGACGTTGGCCCTTCTCCTCAACCCCGGCGAGTTTGGTCTCAaggagcacgccgtcgcggcgttGTGCGCTACCTCGGCGTCAAATGCCACGGCTTCGATTAACGTGTTCACTGGTAAGTAGGAAGAGTGTAGTGTCGGGGGGACGCTGGCGTCGACAAGCGGCCCGTGCGTCGACAAAAGACACCCCACTTcccacccgcacccgcactGACCCCCTCCAGTCCAGAAACTCTTCTACGACTCGCACCCCGACGCACTCACTGTCATCCTCACCATCCTCTCCACCGGCCTCTTCGGCTACGGTCTCACAGGCCTACTCCGCCCCGTTACAGTCTGGGACGTCGAGGCAGTCTTCTGGACCAACATTCCGGTCGTCAAAACCCTCCAGGCGCTGCACTGGGATGGCCTCAAGACCTCGAAGCCTCTCCGCGTCTTCTGGTACTGCTTCAGCGGCATGGCCGTGTGGCAGGTCTTCCCGGCCTACGTCATGCCCTATCTGAATTCCGTGTCGATCCCCTGTCTGGCCGCGATGCACGCCAAAGGCAACACGGGGAAGATTCTCAACAATATTTTCGGTGGATCACTCAACAACCAAGGTCTGGGGCTGTTCTCGGTGTCATTCGACTGGCAATACATCACTTCCTATTCGACGTCTTTGCCGCTTAAGATGCAGGTAAACTTCCTCCTGGGCCTCATAATTTGTTACTGCGCATACTTGGGTGTCTACTACACCAACAGGTGGGACGCCAAGTCGTTCCCCTTCATGAGCAACactctgcgccgcgccgatggcgGCCGCTACGTCCCTACCCAGGTGTTTATCaatggccgcctcgacgaggccaagctcgccgagtacGGTCTCCCCTACCTCTCTGGCAGCTTTGCCTACTCGCTCATGATCGTCAACTCGGCGGTAAGTGgcaccgcctcgaccgcctgctCACTCCCCAGCTTGGAGCCCTTCTCGCCCATGCCCTCTTCTTCTGGAGCGGAGGTATCATCAAGTCGATCAAGAACGCTCGCAAAGGATTCTTCCCAGACCGTCACCACAACGCCATGAAAAAGTACAAGGAGGTCGAGTGGTACTGGTATGtctccctcctcgtcctctcgtTTGTTTTCGGCATCGTTGTCGTGGCCAAGCGCGACGTCGGTCTTCCCATCTGGGGCTACATTCTGGCTCTCGCCATGGGCTCGCTGATTGCCCCGCTGGTAAGTCAGCCCATCACATCCAGTCACTCATGGCCAGAACACCATCCTGTACTCCCGTTTTGGCGATGACATCTCCACCCGTATCGTCATGAAGATGATCGCTGGTTTGGCTATTCCCGGCCGCCCTATCGGCAACCTCTACTTTGGCGCTTGGTCGTACGCTATCGTCGAGCAGGCAGAAAGCCTCTCGAGCGAGCTCAAGATGGGCGAATACCGTAAGCACGGACCTCGCCACTCTGGCTGATCCCTTCCCAGTCAAGATTCCTCCCCGTGTCATGTTCACGACGCAGATTTGGGGAACAGTGTTCGGCGCATTCATCAACTACGTCGTCATGGTTAGCATCACCAACCGCTacggcgacctcctcgccgacacgaACGGTTCTAGCACATGGAGCGGTGCCAACTACCAGGCCatcaacgccaacgccacgACCTGGGCGCTTGCCAAGTACTTGTATGCTTCCGGGGGCCGCTACGTCCAGgtccccgccgccattgGGTTTGGCTTCCTGGCCGTCTGTATTCACCGCCTCATCTACGTCGTAAGTCCTTTCCGCCGCACAGTGACACCCACTGACATCAACAGTGGGTCAAGAAGATTGGGCCGATCAACGTCAACGACATCAACCTCCCTCAGCTTCTCTCATACTCTGGCTCGCTTGCCGGTGTCAGCCAGGGCTGTATCCTCCTCTCCCGTCTTATCGTCGGATTCTACACCCAGTTCTACCTCCGCAACTACAAGCCCAAAATCTTCTCCAAGTACTCGTATCTCGTCACCGCTGCTTTCGACGGTGGCTCTCTTGTCGTGCTGTTCATCCTCTCGTTTGCCGTCTTTGGTGCCGGCAACAGCCAGCCTGTCTACTTCCCCGAGTGGTGGGGCAACCTCGAGTGGCCAAAGTACCTCGACCACTGTCCTCAGATCACGTCGTaggcgcagcgcggcgtccaTTCACCACGCTTGGCTTGTTTAAAATCAGCGGCTACGGGTGTAGCTGCGTAGAATCTTTTCAAAACTGGTTAGTATTCGCACTCTGTGTATGCAACACATTTGGCGCGGACTGTCTTCGAGTACGCGGCAATCCATTGACACAATGGAATGTCTACTGGACACGGCGTTTGGCTACTTGTCTTGCCTACTTGACATACCTCACCCCGGCGATACCCTCCAGCATCGCCTTGATACGCAGCGAAACCCGCTTTGAATGATATCGGCCATGCTGCAGGGTCCCCACCATGATCCAGAGATTGTCCACCCCGCAGTGCTTCCACGCCCCGttcagctcgccctcggcatccATACCCCAGATCTTGTCGCAGCGGTCCGCCACAGCCGAGCCAAGGGTCGCTCGAACCGAGTCGATCGTGTTGCTAAACCCAGTCGCATTGATGACCAAGTCGTAGTGGTGCTCGCGACCCCCGGACAACACGACCGTGTCGCAAGCAAACCGCTCAACGAACCCCTGTTCAACCTTGATGTCGCCGTTGACAATCCGCTTACAAGCACCGGCGTCAAAGTAAAAGCCACCGTTCTTGGTGTAGCCCAGCGTCTGTGTTCCAGTTCCGCGCTGACCGCGCCACGTCTTGAACCCGCGCTTCTCCATTGCCTCAAGCAGGTCGTGGTCCAGcacctcgaggtcctcggccaGGCGACGGCCAAGGGGTTCACCGGGGCCAACGGGCATCGAGTAGGCAGCACGGTCGCACTCGTCGAGGTTCGGCCGCCCATCCTTGGGGTCGTACAGACCGATGATCCGTGGCACCGAGTGGGTCAAACTCATGATATACGTCGGAGAGCGCTGGAGGATGGTAACGTCGATGCCACGGCGCGCAAAGTCGTAGGCCGTGTCGAatcccgagctcgaggtgccAACCACCAAGACCCGCTTGCCGACCCACTCGCGGCTCGAGTCATGCTCCGTGGAGTGGCGAATAGTGCCGGTGAAAGAGTCTTGGCCAGGCACCACCGGCGACATTGGGACGCCAGCAAGAGATGCGGCCATGACCAAGTGCTTGGGCGTGAGAGTGCGCTTGACGCCGTTGCGATCGAGGCCAATGACCCATGAGCCATCGGCCTCCTGGgtgacgtcctcgacggacgacgacgtccacGCGTACAGCTCCTGCGCCGACGCATACCACTCTAGCCagtcgccgagcttggccgccggAGTGTACACGGGCCAGTGCTCGGGGTAGGGCATGTAGGAGAAGTGGTCGGCCCAGTGCGGAAAATGGAGGGACAGGGCCTCGTATCGAGACCTCCAGTTGTCGCCGATGCGCGCGTTGCGCTCGATGATGAGTGCATCGACGCCCAAAGCCTTGAGACGTGCCGCCATCATGAGGCCGTTGTGGCCACCaccgacaatgacgacgtCGGGCTGCCTGTCATCGAAATTGGTGTCCGTTGCGCGCTGCGTGGCCCACGAGACTGGAGCGATCATGTGCCCATCGCGGTTGGGCAGCTCTGGGAACTGGTGGAGCGACTCGATCACTGTGTGCAGCGTCCAGATCTTTGGACCGGCGGGGGTGTTGACAATGTTGGCAACGCCCGAAGCCCCGGCAACGTTGGTGTCGAATGAGAAGTGCACCTTGATCCAGGCAAGGTCGGGGTACGGGCGATCGACTTTGGGGGTGGGAGCGAGGCGCCTGACATTGGACACCGGCACCAAGATGTCCTCTGCGGCCGATGCAATCTTTGCTGCGCCGTTGAATGAGCGATAGTCCCAGGAGACGACAACCTTGTCCTTCCAGACGCCTGCAGTCAGCCAACTGAAAATGGGATTACCCACCATCTTCGATGAACAGGTCCGCGAACATCGACGGCTTGTTAAATGCCGCGGCAAGCTGGGCGATGACCTGgtccgcgaccgcgacggcgtcgacatccaGGGCAAAGTCGCCATTGCGCTGAATTGTTGGtagctcgacgtcgtgcttGAACTCGTACATAAAGTCATTCTTGACTGGCTGGCGCATGGGCCCGTCGCGCACAAGAGTGCTCTTCGGTGCCCCGTTCGGGTGGGTTGCATGGCCATTGGCGACCAGGGCCTTGAGCTGGGCAATCGAGTCtacggcgccgtcgcgttcAACCAGGGCGGTAGGGGACATGATGCGGAAGTGTCAAGGAGGTGATGACGGAGAGGCATTGCGGGCTGGctgtggggggtggggttaTAACTATGCTCCAAGTCCATGACGTTGATGCAAATGATGATGAGATAGGTGCAAGAACaaggcgaggtcgaggtgagtCGT contains:
- the hpcH_1 gene encoding 4-hydroxy-2-oxo-heptane-1,7-dioate aldolase, with amino-acid sequence MTVTNNSTPAAMAKRTYLRNALNKGEAGVGMWLTLPGSALAKTVATIPGFNWILIDAEHGQIVDSHYYDLCQHLTAEQISPIIRIPGDEPWMIKRALDSGAQGLMTPMCHNADIARRVVSTSKFAPVGTRGCGSPFTHQIFGIAEGEYEVTCDDNLLVIVQIESSQGLLNVKEIAEVPGVDILFVGPFDLAKSMNIKFGSEEHEAGIAKVLAATHAAGKKAAIFCMTGAQAKKRLQQGFDMVSIATDTDSIIAEFSRQIAAVQGTE
- the OPT3 gene encoding Oligopeptide transporter 3, with the translated sequence MELGRTAEDRVPPFSVAQPMEEPKVKEGLHPTEPNDKESYDDVPVLDNAKLIDDETHEAIIVTGEDAANFLLPIRDDGDPALTFRSLFLGTGVAAFQATMNQIYSFKPTSVTISGSFIVLIIFFIGRFWAYALPRGDRLHKRWVEKGGSGSKPLWLTLALLLNPGEFGLKEHAVAALCATSASNATASINVFTVQKLFYDSHPDALTVILTILSTGLFGYGLTGLLRPVTVWDVEAVFWTNIPVVKTLQALHWDGLKTSKPLRVFWYCFSGMAVWQVFPAYVMPYLNSVSIPCLAAMHAKGNTGKILNNIFGGSLNNQGLGLFSVSFDWQYITSYSTSLPLKMQVNFLLGLIICYCAYLGVYYTNRWDAKSFPFMSNTLRRADGGRYVPTQVFINGRLDEAKLAEYGLPYLSGSFAYSLMIVNSALGALLAHALFFWSGGIIKSIKNARKGFFPDRHHNAMKKYKEVEWYWYVSLLVLSFVFGIVVVAKRDVGLPIWGYILALAMGSLIAPLNTILYSRFGDDISTRIVMKMIAGLAIPGRPIGNLYFGAWSYAIVEQAESLSSELKMGEYLKIPPRVMFTTQIWGTVFGAFINYVVMVSITNRYGDLLADTNGSSTWSGANYQAINANATTWALAKYLYASGGRYVQVPAAIGFGFLAVCIHRLIYVWVKKIGPINVNDINLPQLLSYSGSLAGVSQGCILLSRLIVGFYTQFYLRNYKPKIFSKYSYLVTAAFDGGSLVVLFILSFAVFGAGNSQPVYFPEWWGNLEWPKYLDHCPQITS
- the YUC8_0 gene encoding putative indole-3-pyruvate monooxygenase YUCCA8 gives rise to the protein MSPTALVERDGAVDSIAQLKALVANGHATHPNGAPKSTLVRDGPMRQPVKNDFMYEFKHDVELPTIQRNGDFALDVDAVAVADQVIAQLAAAFNKPSMFADLFIEDGVWKDKVVVSWDYRSFNGAAKIASAAEDILVPVSNVRRLAPTPKVDRPYPDLAWIKVHFSFDTNVAGASGVANIVNTPAGPKIWTLHTVIESLHQFPELPNRDGHMIAPVSWATQRATDTNFDDRQPDVVIVGGGHNGLMMAARLKALGVDALIIERNARIGDNWRSRYEALSLHFPHWADHFSYMPYPEHWPVYTPAAKLGDWLEWYASAQELYAWTSSSVEDVTQEADGSWVIGLDRNGVKRTLTPKHLVMAASLAGVPMSPVVPGQDSFTGTIRHSTEHDSSREWVGKRVLVVGTSSSGFDTAYDFARRGIDVTILQRSPTYIMSLTHSVPRIIGLYDPKDGRPNLDECDRAAYSMPVGPGEPLGRRLAEDLEVLDHDLLEAMEKRGFKTWRGQRGTGTQTLGYTKNGGFYFDAGACKRIVNGDIKVEQGFVERFACDTVVLSGGREHHYDLVINATGFSNTIDSVRATLGSAVADRCDKIWGMDAEGELNGAWKHCGVDNLWIMVGTLQHGRYHSKRVSLRIKAMLEGIAGVRYVK